In Fervidobacterium nodosum Rt17-B1, one genomic interval encodes:
- a CDS encoding pilus assembly FimT family protein, whose product MNYIELLVVLLIAGIIFSVAIDSLTQVLFHFKSVLKYNSETISTFHILNYIRFDYVNHATESPNLSVGTVLGSQQFLRFSEFIEGDKKIVRYRVVGPTQGKFALYREVYQSYGKSTILLNRRDFTLEKAISFSLSPDGRFIHINNDLYGCVKIPSNPPNVRISGIIVIKEK is encoded by the coding sequence TTGAATTATATTGAATTACTTGTCGTACTTTTGATTGCCGGAATAATATTTTCCGTTGCTATCGATAGTCTTACGCAAGTTTTGTTTCATTTTAAAAGTGTGCTAAAATACAACAGTGAAACAATTTCTACTTTTCATATTCTTAATTACATAAGATTTGATTATGTAAATCATGCTACAGAAAGCCCTAATTTAAGTGTTGGGACTGTCTTAGGTTCACAACAATTTTTACGCTTTAGCGAATTTATCGAAGGCGATAAAAAAATAGTTAGATACAGAGTTGTTGGACCAACGCAAGGAAAATTTGCCTTGTATAGAGAAGTTTATCAAAGTTATGGCAAATCAACAATTTTGCTTAATAGAAGAGATTTCACTTTAGAAAAAGCTATATCTTTTTCCTTAAGTCCTGATGGAAGATTTATACATATAAATAATGATTTATACGGATGTGTGAAAATTCCATCAAATCCTCCAAACGTAAGAATTAGCGGAATCATCGTAATTAAAGAAAAATAA
- the folP gene encoding dihydropteroate synthase → MKVNKLKNLLRPNHTNVMGIINVTPDSFYANSRVNELELLNRVEQMIKDGVEIIDIGGESTRPGADPVPLEEEIKRVVPAVKMIRKHFDIPISVDTYKAEVAKLSLEEGADIINDISALRMDERMINIVSYYKCPIIIMHMKGTPKTMQQNPQYDNVVGEIIDFFKERIEYLKSCGIEEIIIDPGIGFGKTLQHNLEILNKIDEFRVLGQPILIGASRKSMIGMILDKPPEERLNGTLAITAYCTLHNVEIVRVHDVRENVEVVKVIEAIKGVKQ, encoded by the coding sequence ATGAAAGTAAATAAATTGAAGAATTTGCTCAGACCTAATCATACAAACGTAATGGGAATAATAAATGTTACGCCAGATTCTTTTTATGCTAACAGTAGAGTTAACGAGCTTGAATTGCTCAATAGAGTTGAGCAGATGATAAAGGATGGCGTGGAAATAATAGATATCGGTGGGGAAAGCACAAGACCGGGGGCCGATCCTGTTCCATTGGAAGAAGAAATTAAAAGGGTTGTACCCGCTGTAAAGATGATAAGAAAACACTTCGATATACCGATATCGGTTGATACATATAAAGCAGAAGTTGCGAAATTGTCACTTGAAGAGGGAGCAGATATAATAAACGATATTAGTGCTTTAAGAATGGATGAACGAATGATTAATATTGTATCTTATTACAAATGCCCCATAATTATAATGCACATGAAAGGCACACCAAAAACTATGCAACAAAATCCTCAGTATGATAATGTTGTAGGTGAAATTATTGATTTCTTTAAAGAAAGAATAGAATACTTGAAAAGTTGTGGGATTGAAGAAATAATTATAGATCCAGGTATCGGTTTTGGAAAAACATTGCAGCACAATCTTGAAATATTAAATAAAATCGACGAATTTCGAGTTCTAGGCCAACCGATATTAATTGGTGCAAGCAGAAAATCAATGATTGGAATGATTTTAGATAAACCACCTGAAGAAAGGCTTAATGGTACATTAGCGATAACAGCTTATTGCACATTACATAATGTTGAGATAGTTAGAGTCCACGATGTTAGAGAAAACGTTGAAGTGGTAAAAGTAATAGAAGCTATAAAAGGGGTTAAACAATGA
- a CDS encoding pseudouridine synthase, with protein sequence MSKKISKKESEIKSIRLDKFLSNAHIGTRNEVKKIIKEGRVSVNFEIIRNPDFHVKLDDIIELDGNRIEPHKNVYIIFHKPSGFVSTTSDREPSVLNLIDHPYLNELHIAGRLDKDVEGLLILTNDGEFTHNLISPKKHIEKEYWIYTKENVEVTQNMVKMVSEGIELEKGTKTLPGKIRKVSEKIISLTIVEGKYHQVKKMCISLGIEWEKIVRVRIGNLTLEGLEKGKWKELSKEEISKFIFG encoded by the coding sequence ATGAGCAAAAAAATTTCTAAAAAAGAGTCTGAAATAAAATCGATTAGGTTAGATAAGTTCCTTTCGAATGCTCACATTGGAACGAGAAATGAAGTAAAAAAGATTATAAAAGAGGGCAGAGTAAGTGTTAACTTTGAAATTATAAGAAATCCCGATTTTCACGTAAAACTTGACGATATAATTGAATTAGATGGTAATAGAATAGAACCACATAAGAACGTTTATATAATATTTCATAAACCTTCCGGATTCGTTTCTACCACGTCCGATAGAGAACCAAGCGTGCTTAATTTAATTGACCATCCTTATCTAAATGAACTGCACATAGCCGGAAGACTTGATAAAGATGTTGAGGGCTTGCTTATCTTAACAAACGATGGTGAATTTACACACAATTTAATTTCACCAAAGAAACATATAGAAAAAGAATATTGGATATATACAAAAGAAAACGTTGAAGTTACGCAAAACATGGTTAAGATGGTCTCAGAAGGTATAGAACTAGAGAAAGGTACAAAAACTTTGCCAGGTAAGATAAGAAAAGTTTCTGAAAAAATAATTTCTCTAACTATTGTGGAAGGTAAATATCATCAGGTAAAGAAAATGTGTATATCTTTAGGCATTGAGTGGGAAAAAATCGTTCGTGTTAGAATTGGTAACTTGACACTTGAAGGTTTGGAAAAAGGTAAGTGGAAAGAACTCTCCAAAGAAGAGATTTCAAAATTTATATTTGGATAA